Proteins from a genomic interval of Gigantopelta aegis isolate Gae_Host unplaced genomic scaffold, Gae_host_genome ctg4036_pilon_pilon:::debris, whole genome shotgun sequence:
- the LOC121392531 gene encoding thymidylate kinase-like: MLDSDYQLPAQNRKSETGKLIDRFLHNEIELEKHAAQLIFTANRWEKIPEIKSLLSSGTTVVIDRYVASGVAYGAAMGLPVKWCSQNNVGHPEPDLVVYLKLSAEAASKRKGYGEERFEKENIQQQVANTFDDLKEDSWKIIDGDGSEEYIHAQIYNIVKKVIEESKFKELGTLE; the protein is encoded by the exons ACAGAAAAAGTGAAACTGGAAAACTGATCGACCGTTTCCTTCATAATGAGATTGAACTCGAAAAACATGCAGCTCAACTTATTTTTACTGCCAACAGATGGGAAAAAAT accAGAAATTAAGAGTTTGTTATCCAGTGGAACTACAGTGGTTATAGACAGATACGTCGCCTCTGGAGTGGCCTATGGAGCAGCAATG GGCTTACCGGTAAAGTGGTGTTCTCAAAATAACGTTGGCCACCCAGAGCCGGACCTAGTTGTCTACCTTAAACTGAGCGCAGAGGCTGCTTCCAAGCGGAAAGGTTATGGGGAAGAGAGATTCGAGAAGGAGAATATCCAACAGCAAGTAGCAAACACCTTTGACGACCTCAAGGAAGATTCATGGAAG ATCATAGATGGAGACGGAAGCGAAGAATATATTCACGCACAAATATACAACATTGTGAAAAAAGTGATCGAAGAATCGAAATTTAAAGAACTTGGAACGCtggaatga